Part of the Deltaproteobacteria bacterium HGW-Deltaproteobacteria-4 genome is shown below.
GCAATGGCGAGGAGGTCGGGAATGTAGACCTGTTCGACAAAGGTGCGCGCTTGCTTGAGGAGTTTGCCGATATGGGCGATCTTGTCGGCGTTGAGGGCATTCTGGCTGTCGGGGTCGACGGGGATCGACATGCCGCCGACCAGGAAGGTCTGGGGATGGGGATTCTTCGAGCCGAGGATAGCGTGAATCTTGATGACCTCCTTCTGCCATTCCAGCGCTTCGAGGTAGTGGGCTACCGCCATGAGATTCGCTTCCGGCGGTAGTTTGTAGGCGCTGTGCCCCCAATAGCCATTCTGGAAGGGGCCGAGTCGGCCGGTGTTGACGAAGGCCTGGATCTTCTCCTGCACACCCTTGAAGTAGGTTGTACTCGACTTCGGCCAATCGGAGATCGACTGTGCCAGTTGCGAGGTCTTGGCCGGATCGGCCGCAAGGGCACTGACGATATCGACCCAGTCGAGGGCATGGAGATGGTAAAAGTGGATGACGTGATCCTGGACGTTCTGAATCCCCATGATCAGGTTGCGGATCAGGCGAGCATTATCGGGGATCTGAATCTTCAAGGCATCCTCAACGGCGCGGATGCTCGCCATCGAGTGGACCGTGGTGCAGACACCGCAGAAGCGCTGGGTAAAGTGGTGGGCATCGCGGGGGTCACGTCCTTTGAGGATCGTCTCGATACCGCGAAAGGCGGTGGAGGAGCTCCAGGCATTGACAATCTTCCCCCCCTCGACCTGGGCCTCTATGCGCAGGTGACCTTCAATGCGGGTAATCGGATCGACAGCAATTCGCTTCGCCATAATTATTCCTCCACTTTCACTTTGTCAGATTCCATGGCATCCCCTTTGCGGAAGGCACTGGCAACGCCGTGCACTGCAAAGGCTGCTGCTGTCGCGCCGACCAGACCGAGACCTATTTTGTCGGCGGTCGCCTCAACCCCGAAACCGGGGACTTGCGGGAGGCGGCGGTAGAAGGGACTCATGGTGTCCCAGAAACCGGGGCTGGCGCAGCCGATGCAACCGTGTCCCGCCATCACCGGCCAGCTCAATCCTTCATTGTAGCGAATCGTCGGGCAGTTGTGGAAAGCCTCCGGTCCCTTACATCCGAGTTTATAAAGGCAGTGCCCCTGCCGGTGGCCGGCATCGTCAAAACTTTCGGCGTACTGCCCGGCATCAAAGTGGGCGCGGCGTTCGCAATTGTCGTGAATCCGTTTGCCATAAGCGAATTTCGGCCGGCCGATAGCGTCGACCGCCGGCAGTTTGCCGAAGGTGAGGAAATGGACAAGGGTGGCGGTGAGATTGTCTGCATTGACCGGACAGCCGGGGAGGTTGACGATTGTCGCCCCCGGCACCAGATCGCGGACACCGACTGCTGTTGTCGGGTTCGGGGCCGCAGCGGGGAGGCCACCGTAGGAGGCGCAGGTGCCGACGGTAATCGTTGCTGCGGCGTTCTTGATCAGTTTTTTTGCACTCTCCACGGCACTCTCGCCACCGACAGTGCAATAAGCGCCGCTTTCGCCGGTCGGAATCGCCCCTTCGACGATGAGGAGATATTTCCCTTTGTACTTCTCCATCGCATCCCACTTCGATTTTTCCGCCTGGTGGCCGGCGGCGGCCATAACCACTTCGGCATATTCAAGGGAGATGATATCGAGAATAATCTCGGCCGCGGTCGGTTGGTTGGCACGCAGGAAAGCTTCGGAATCGCCGCTGCAGCTTTGGTACTCCACCCAGATTACCGGAAGGCGTTTATCCTCCAGGGCCGCGGCAACTCTGGGGACAAAGGTCAAGGGAAGAGCGAGGGTGGCAGTCATGGTCGTACAGAACTTGATGAAGTCG
Proteins encoded:
- a CDS encoding [Ni/Fe] hydrogenase small subunit, which gives rise to MKNEPVSSEAGGISEEILRKWEAKGVSRRDFIKFCTTMTATLALPLTFVPRVAAALEDKRLPVIWVEYQSCSGDSEAFLRANQPTAAEIILDIISLEYAEVVMAAAGHQAEKSKWDAMEKYKGKYLLIVEGAIPTGESGAYCTVGGESAVESAKKLIKNAAATITVGTCASYGGLPAAAPNPTTAVGVRDLVPGATIVNLPGCPVNADNLTATLVHFLTFGKLPAVDAIGRPKFAYGKRIHDNCERRAHFDAGQYAESFDDAGHRQGHCLYKLGCKGPEAFHNCPTIRYNEGLSWPVMAGHGCIGCASPGFWDTMSPFYRRLPQVPGFGVEATADKIGLGLVGATAAAFAVHGVASAFRKGDAMESDKVKVEE